One stretch of Streptomyces sp. NBC_00443 DNA includes these proteins:
- a CDS encoding protein kinase domain-containing protein, which produces MEKLGSGDPQRIGAYRLLARLGAGGMGDVYLARSDRGRTVAVKLVRRELAAQEEFRARFRQEVQAARQVGGFWTAPVLDADTEAEVPWVATGYVAGPSLQRVVGRDHGALPERSVRILTAGLAHALKDIHAAGIVHRDLKPSNVLVTIDGPRVIDFGIARALETVGGESGLTRTGALVGSPGFMAPEQVRGDRITPACDVFCLGSVLSYAATGRLPFGSVDSGAHALMFRIAQEEPDLEGVPEGIAELVRDCLRKDPGARPTLDRILERTGAEDTVSGGRSRDPWLPSALVAQLGRHAVRLLDTEDPVGPGGAEGSARPGGSEGPARPGPAGGGSGEPTPAASPEHAPAAGATPPDQLPTAAATRVGPPPEPGAPPGGPFGDAAAPGGTPAHPAYGSPQQHPQQPAYGYPEPGPRSPYGSAPSYGATPSYGPNPPYGHGPSYGPTPPYIPGVPPEEPRRSGRSTVALVLIALVVALAAGGSVYGLMNGGDGNGAGGDPTVSPTVTTDTTGSGGDDPTAAPTPSPTASAPGDGVIPAGYLGTWTASIDNAGGANTRRLTIRQGEVGDTVLSSSPTVPPEPAPTTASSRRT; this is translated from the coding sequence ATGGAGAAGCTGGGGTCGGGTGATCCGCAGCGGATCGGGGCTTATCGGCTGCTGGCGCGGCTGGGGGCGGGCGGCATGGGGGACGTGTATCTCGCCCGCTCCGACCGCGGCCGTACCGTCGCCGTGAAACTCGTACGGCGGGAACTGGCCGCCCAGGAGGAGTTCCGGGCCCGGTTCCGGCAGGAGGTGCAGGCCGCGCGGCAGGTCGGCGGGTTCTGGACCGCGCCGGTGCTGGACGCGGACACCGAGGCCGAGGTGCCCTGGGTCGCCACCGGGTATGTCGCCGGGCCCAGCCTGCAGCGGGTCGTCGGGCGCGACCACGGGGCCCTGCCCGAGCGCTCGGTGCGGATCCTGACGGCCGGTCTGGCGCATGCGCTCAAGGACATCCATGCCGCGGGGATAGTGCACCGTGATCTGAAACCGTCCAATGTGCTGGTCACCATCGACGGGCCCCGCGTCATCGACTTCGGGATCGCGCGGGCGCTGGAGACGGTGGGCGGCGAGAGCGGGCTCACCCGCACCGGCGCGCTCGTCGGGTCGCCGGGGTTCATGGCGCCCGAGCAGGTGCGCGGCGACCGGATCACGCCGGCGTGCGACGTGTTCTGCCTGGGCTCGGTGCTCTCGTACGCCGCGACCGGCAGGCTGCCCTTCGGCTCCGTCGACAGCGGCGCCCACGCCCTGATGTTCCGCATCGCCCAGGAGGAACCCGACCTGGAGGGGGTGCCCGAGGGGATCGCCGAGCTGGTGCGGGACTGCCTGCGCAAGGACCCCGGCGCCCGGCCGACGCTGGACCGGATCCTGGAGCGTACGGGGGCCGAGGACACCGTCTCCGGAGGGCGGTCCCGGGATCCGTGGCTGCCGAGCGCGCTGGTGGCACAGCTGGGGCGGCATGCGGTGCGGCTGCTGGACACGGAGGATCCGGTGGGGCCGGGGGGAGCGGAGGGATCCGCGCGGCCCGGAGGTTCGGAAGGGCCAGCGCGTCCGGGGCCGGCTGGGGGTGGCTCCGGGGAGCCGACCCCCGCGGCCTCGCCCGAGCACGCCCCGGCCGCCGGGGCGACGCCGCCGGACCAGCTCCCGACCGCGGCCGCGACCCGGGTCGGCCCGCCACCGGAGCCGGGTGCCCCGCCCGGCGGCCCCTTCGGGGACGCCGCCGCCCCTGGCGGTACCCCGGCCCACCCGGCCTACGGCTCTCCGCAGCAACACCCGCAGCAGCCGGCGTACGGCTACCCGGAGCCCGGCCCGCGCTCGCCCTACGGCTCGGCCCCCTCGTACGGCGCCACACCCTCCTACGGCCCGAACCCGCCGTACGGTCACGGCCCGTCGTACGGGCCCACCCCGCCGTACATCCCCGGCGTCCCACCCGAGGAGCCCCGCCGGAGCGGTCGTTCCACGGTGGCCCTCGTCCTCATCGCGCTGGTCGTCGCGCTCGCCGCCGGCGGTTCGGTGTACGGCCTGATGAACGGCGGCGACGGGAACGGGGCCGGCGGTGATCCGACCGTTTCCCCGACCGTCACGACCGACACGACCGGCTCCGGGGGCGACGACCCGACCGCCGCCCCCACCCCGAGCCCGACTGCCTCGGCGCCGGGGGACGGTGTGATCCCGGCCGGGTACCTGGGCACCTGGACGGCCTCGATCGACAACGCGGGCGGCGCGAACACCCGTCGGCTGACCATCCGGCAGGGCGAGGTGGGCGACACGGTTCTCTCCTCGTCGCCGACGGTCCCGCCGGAACCGGCACCTACCACTGCGAGTTCGAGGCGGACCTGA
- a CDS encoding PstS family phosphate ABC transporter substrate-binding protein, which translates to MEWLSAENVVAVGTAVIGVVASGVMVWYERRVPGRKRIGYRVQMDNAIGDDVRSGRENRRLGLFDEAPGMVDATLVLLRIENDGSQTIDRDDYTSPERHGLTAVFTDRTIRGVSVTQPTDIDHIMDHFSADRGFGYEGNRLRIPRVPLNRGDYFKLLVLLSGGDVGREIRLYGGIREGEVHPNRSATPDEKENVFSLPARVFTALLTASVLVLAGIVVFRDGNPIECERGGLTVTGSTAFAPVIETLAKDYEGKCQGADITVEARGSELGVVELDALAGRSKDSARSVIAFSDGPSGERLGLRGKKIALSAYTLVASEGNAFAAAGLSVRQVRELYAGTYTRWGQLMSEAERETTYRDLADLPIVLVSRGDNSGTRQIFQERVLDGRWESAPSTSLDCRDNASVVVRCELASTGDVLKKVAAARGAIGYSELALAKAAERDGVARVPLDGEQADIDEIETNGSTYPYRDVEYAYTYGAPRNGTLAASFLAYLDEETSRQAIRDKGHLPCRQAMTLCE; encoded by the coding sequence ATGGAGTGGCTGAGCGCTGAGAACGTCGTGGCCGTCGGGACGGCGGTCATCGGCGTCGTCGCGTCCGGTGTCATGGTCTGGTACGAGCGCCGGGTGCCGGGCCGCAAACGGATCGGGTACCGCGTCCAGATGGACAACGCGATCGGCGACGACGTGCGCTCGGGCCGGGAGAACCGGCGTCTGGGCCTGTTCGACGAGGCGCCGGGCATGGTCGACGCCACGCTGGTCCTGCTGCGCATCGAGAACGACGGCTCACAGACCATCGACCGCGACGACTACACGAGCCCCGAACGGCACGGGCTGACGGCGGTGTTCACCGACCGCACCATTCGCGGGGTCTCCGTCACGCAGCCGACCGACATCGACCACATCATGGACCACTTCAGCGCCGACCGCGGCTTCGGGTACGAGGGGAACCGGCTGCGCATCCCGCGGGTGCCGCTCAACCGCGGCGACTACTTCAAGCTGCTGGTGCTGCTCTCCGGCGGTGATGTCGGGCGCGAGATACGGCTGTACGGCGGGATCCGGGAAGGCGAGGTGCACCCCAACCGCAGCGCCACCCCGGACGAGAAGGAGAACGTCTTCAGCCTTCCGGCACGGGTGTTCACCGCCCTGCTCACGGCATCCGTGCTGGTGCTCGCCGGCATCGTCGTCTTCCGGGACGGCAATCCGATCGAGTGCGAGCGGGGCGGGCTGACGGTGACCGGGTCCACCGCGTTCGCACCGGTGATCGAGACGCTCGCGAAGGACTACGAGGGCAAGTGCCAGGGAGCCGACATCACGGTCGAGGCGCGCGGCAGCGAGCTCGGTGTCGTCGAACTCGACGCGCTGGCAGGCCGGTCGAAGGACAGCGCGCGGTCCGTGATCGCCTTCTCGGACGGGCCGTCGGGCGAGCGGCTGGGGCTGCGGGGGAAGAAGATCGCGCTGTCGGCCTACACGCTGGTCGCAAGCGAAGGGAACGCGTTCGCGGCGGCCGGGTTGTCGGTGCGGCAGGTGCGGGAGCTGTATGCGGGGACGTACACACGCTGGGGGCAGCTGATGTCCGAGGCGGAGCGGGAGACGACGTACCGCGACCTCGCCGACCTGCCCATCGTCCTCGTCAGCCGGGGGGACAACTCCGGGACCCGGCAGATCTTCCAGGAGCGGGTGCTCGACGGGCGGTGGGAGAGCGCGCCCAGTACCTCGCTGGACTGCCGTGACAACGCCTCGGTCGTCGTGCGCTGTGAACTCGCCTCCACCGGCGACGTGCTGAAGAAGGTCGCGGCAGCGCGCGGCGCCATCGGCTACAGCGAGCTCGCCCTCGCCAAGGCCGCCGAGAGGGACGGCGTGGCCAGGGTGCCGCTGGACGGCGAACAGGCCGACATCGACGAGATCGAGACCAACGGCAGCACCTATCCGTATCGCGACGTCGAATACGCCTACACCTACGGCGCCCCGCGCAACGGGACCCTCGCCGCCAGCTTCCTCGCCTACCTCGACGAGGAGACGAGCCGGCAGGCGATCCGGGACAAGGGGCATCTGCCGTGCCGCCAGGCGATGACCCTCTGCGAGTGA
- a CDS encoding MarR family winged helix-turn-helix transcriptional regulator, which translates to MSRERQDLLSRSALGVFKLNGQFLAVAEELARPAGLTAAWWQVLGAVLGEPLPVAGVARAMGITRQSVQRIADLLVDKGLAEYRPNPAHRRAKLLAPTEEGRAAISRIDPGHAVLADRLADAFGDAELAEAVRVLERLSKVLDGIDAPVTEP; encoded by the coding sequence GTGAGCCGGGAACGCCAGGATCTGCTGAGCCGCAGCGCGCTCGGTGTCTTCAAGCTCAACGGCCAGTTCCTCGCGGTCGCCGAGGAACTGGCCCGGCCGGCCGGGCTGACGGCGGCCTGGTGGCAGGTGTTGGGCGCGGTGCTCGGCGAACCCCTGCCCGTCGCCGGCGTCGCCCGCGCCATGGGCATCACCCGGCAGAGCGTGCAGCGCATCGCCGATCTGCTGGTGGACAAGGGGCTCGCCGAGTACCGGCCGAACCCCGCGCACCGCCGGGCGAAGCTCCTCGCGCCGACCGAGGAGGGACGCGCGGCGATCTCCAGGATCGACCCCGGGCACGCGGTCCTCGCGGACCGGCTGGCCGACGCCTTCGGGGACGCGGAGCTCGCCGAGGCCGTACGGGTTCTGGAACGGTTGTCGAAGGTCCTCGACGGGATCGACGCTCCTGTTACCGAACCGTAG
- a CDS encoding type 1 glutamine amidotransferase family protein: MSKPVYLAVYNTLADWEPGHATAQLARAGYGIRTVGPTPEPVTSVGGLRIQPDLALDDVRPSDAALLILPGADLWDAGDELAPFARKAREFLDAGVPVAAICGATAGMAREGLLDDRDHTSAISFYLAATGYGGGERYVEADAVTDGGLVTAGPTEPVAFAREILRLLKVYDDEAVDAWYRLFHDSDAEAYAVLEKAGVL, encoded by the coding sequence ATGAGCAAGCCCGTGTACCTCGCCGTCTACAACACCCTGGCCGACTGGGAGCCGGGCCACGCCACCGCCCAGCTCGCCCGCGCCGGATACGGGATCCGTACCGTCGGCCCGACCCCGGAGCCCGTCACGAGCGTCGGCGGCCTGCGCATCCAGCCCGACCTGGCCCTGGATGACGTACGGCCGTCCGACGCGGCCCTGCTGATCCTGCCTGGCGCCGACCTCTGGGACGCGGGCGACGAGCTCGCCCCGTTCGCCCGCAAGGCGCGGGAGTTCCTCGACGCGGGTGTGCCGGTCGCGGCGATCTGCGGGGCGACAGCCGGGATGGCGCGCGAGGGGCTGCTCGACGACCGGGACCACACCAGCGCGATCTCCTTCTACCTGGCCGCGACCGGCTACGGCGGCGGCGAGCGGTACGTCGAGGCCGACGCCGTCACCGACGGCGGGCTCGTCACGGCCGGCCCGACCGAGCCCGTCGCCTTCGCCCGGGAGATCCTGCGGCTGCTGAAGGTGTACGACGACGAGGCCGTCGACGCCTGGTACCGCCTGTTCCACGACTCCGACGCCGAGGCGTACGCCGTACTCGAGAAGGCCGGGGTTCTGTGA